The Spirulina subsalsa PCC 9445 region GCCTTACAGCAACGACTGGGATTTACCCAAAAGTTCCCCCGTTGGGCGATCGCCCTCAAATATCCAGCCGAGGAAGTCAGTACACAAGTTCTAAATGTGATCGTCAATGTGGGACGCACAGGCGCTGTTACCCCGATGGCCGTGATGCAGCCCGTCCAAGTAGCGGGAACTACCGTCCAACGGGCTACTCTGCACAATGAGGATCGGATTCAGGAATTAGATTTGCGGGTAGGGGATAGGGTGATCATCCGCAAAGCAGGGGAAATTATCCCCGAAGTGGTGCGGGTGTTAACGGATTTACGGCCAGAGGGGACAAAACCCTACGAAATGCCCACCCACTGCCCGGAATGTGGTTCGCCCTTAGTCCGTCCGACGGGGGAAGCGGTGAGGCGCTGTGTGAATAGTTGCTGTCCGGCCATTTTGCGGGGGAGTTTAATCCATTGGGCCTCTCGGGATGCGTTGGATATTAATGGGTTAGGGGAGAAAATTGTGGAACAGTTGGTCGAAACAGGTCTAGTGCGGTCTTTGGTGGATTTGTACAGTTTGGAACCAAAGGCGATCGCCCAACTGGAACGGATGGGGGAAAAATCGGCGGAAAAGTTAGTGAAGGCGATCGCCCAATCCAAACAACAGCCCTATTCTCGCGTTCTCTATGGGTTAGGCATTCGTTATGTAGGGAAAGTCAACGCAGAAACCCTCAGTCAAAGTTTCCCCACCATTGAACAACTCAGTCAAGCCACTGTGGAAGACTTAGCGGCTGTCTACAGTATTGGTTTAGAAATTGCCCAATCGGTTTGGCAGTGGTTCAGAAATGAGGCTAATTTGCAACTCATTCAAGAGTTACAAGCCATGGGGTTACATTTAGCGGATCGGACTCCAACGGTTGCCCTTTCTGAAGAAATGCCCCAACCTTTCGCGGGGAAAACAGTGGTCATTACCGGAACCTTACCCACCCTCACCCGCAAAGAAGCGGAAACGTTAATTAAACAAGCCGGGGGAAAAGTGAGTAGTTCAGTGAGTAAAAAAACTGATTATGTTTTAGTCGGGAGTGATGCGGGATCTAAGTTAACCAAAGCCCAAGCGTTAGGCATTGCTCAACTGGATGAAGAGACTTTAAGAGATATGCTTAAAAAGGGGTAATTGTCAAGAGGCATTCACCCACCCCACCCATTCAACGTCACCATGAGGACTGAGTAACCCTGCTAGACCCTAGACTATATAAGGTTTTAAGTTCAATCGGGATGACTGGATTTGAACCAGCGGCCCCTTCGTCCCGAACGAAGTGCGCTACCAAGCTGCGCTACATCCCGAAATAATCGCTTAAGAGAGCCTCAGCCCATCCCAAGCATTTCCCATAGTACCACACTCTAACCTTTCTTGATAACATGGGGGGGTTAGTCTTTTCAGGTGAAGAACAGAACGTGGTCGTAAAACCAGAGTGGTTAAGAGTAAAAGCCCCCCAATGGCAACGAGTGGGGAGTGTTAAAGAGATTCTGCGGGATTTGGGACTCAATACGGTCTGTGAAGAGGCTTCTTGTCCCAATATCGGGGAATGTTTCAACGCCGGAACCGCTACTTTTTTGATTATGGGGCCGGCCTGCACTCGCGCTTGTCCCTATTGTGATATTGATTTTGAGAAGAAACCCCAAGCCTTAGATCCCCTGGAACCCCTCAATTTAGCCGAGGCCGTCAGTCGCTTGCGCTTAAATCATGTGGTGATTACCTCTGTAAATCGGGATGATTTACCCGATGGGGGGGCAACTCAGTTTAAACGCTGTATTGAGGCTGTGCGGAAGATGTCCCCTCAGACTACCATTGAGGTGTTAATCCCGGATTTTTGCGGTAACTGGGAGGCGTTAAAAATTGTCTTAGAGGCCGCTCCGGAGGTGTTAAATCATAATACGGAAACAGTGCCGCGCTTGTATCGTCGGGTACGTCCTCAAGGGGATTATGAGCGATCGCGCCAACTCTTACAACTCGTCCGCCAACTCGCCCCCCAAATCTACACCAAATCCGGAATCATGGTGGGATTAGGAGAAACTGACGAGGAAGTGCGGCAAGTCATGGCCGATTTACGAGCCGTAGACTGTGATATCCTCACCATTGGTCAGTATTTACAACCCACTCAGAAACATTTAGGCGTGCAGGAGTTTGTCACCCCCGAACAATTCGACGCTTGGCGCGACTATGGCGAAAGCATCGGGTTTTTACAGGTCGTATCCTCCCCCTTAACCCGGAGTTCCTATCATGCCGGAGAGGTACAACGCTTGATGAAGCAATATCCCAGAGCTTAAGCGGGTCAGGGTTTGATACAATCGAAGAGTTGTAAACTTTTATGAAGAAAATTAAACTATCCCATGCTCAGAGTGACATTTGTTGTT contains the following coding sequences:
- the ligA gene encoding NAD-dependent DNA ligase LigA, encoding MPTPEQEHRIIQLRIQLQKAGYAYYVLDDPIMPDAVYDQLYRELQDLESQFPELITPDSPTQRVGDKPATQFVSVGHNIPLYSLENAFNEQELRKWEERWQRQVNEMPDFDYVCELKIDGSAIALTYENGQLLRGVTRGDGMTGEDITPNIRTIRSIPLRLNVDPPPAQIEVRGEVFLPLDEFQRINQQREITGESQFANPRNAAAGTLRQLDSRIVAQRRLDFFAYTLHIPSHPEQQPPTQWECLEFLHQMGFRVNPNRQHCGDLGAVLGYFDQWETGRKTLPYMTDGVVVKLNDLALQQRLGFTQKFPRWAIALKYPAEEVSTQVLNVIVNVGRTGAVTPMAVMQPVQVAGTTVQRATLHNEDRIQELDLRVGDRVIIRKAGEIIPEVVRVLTDLRPEGTKPYEMPTHCPECGSPLVRPTGEAVRRCVNSCCPAILRGSLIHWASRDALDINGLGEKIVEQLVETGLVRSLVDLYSLEPKAIAQLERMGEKSAEKLVKAIAQSKQQPYSRVLYGLGIRYVGKVNAETLSQSFPTIEQLSQATVEDLAAVYSIGLEIAQSVWQWFRNEANLQLIQELQAMGLHLADRTPTVALSEEMPQPFAGKTVVITGTLPTLTRKEAETLIKQAGGKVSSSVSKKTDYVLVGSDAGSKLTKAQALGIAQLDEETLRDMLKKG
- the lipA gene encoding lipoyl synthase, which translates into the protein MVVKPEWLRVKAPQWQRVGSVKEILRDLGLNTVCEEASCPNIGECFNAGTATFLIMGPACTRACPYCDIDFEKKPQALDPLEPLNLAEAVSRLRLNHVVITSVNRDDLPDGGATQFKRCIEAVRKMSPQTTIEVLIPDFCGNWEALKIVLEAAPEVLNHNTETVPRLYRRVRPQGDYERSRQLLQLVRQLAPQIYTKSGIMVGLGETDEEVRQVMADLRAVDCDILTIGQYLQPTQKHLGVQEFVTPEQFDAWRDYGESIGFLQVVSSPLTRSSYHAGEVQRLMKQYPRA